A DNA window from Haloferax volcanii DS2 contains the following coding sequences:
- a CDS encoding D-2-hydroxyacid dehydrogenase, translated as MTETDIVVLREGTEGLSMESYADALRERLPDRTVTLARTPKQERELVVDARVVTGITIDEDLLDRADRLELFACTFAGTDHVPMDALADHGVAVTNAGGIHAPGIAEQAIGNMLVFARRLHEGWRRKERAEWRHFQSGEFTDSTVTIIGLGSIGQAVAQRLQGFEVETIGIRYTPSKGGPTDEVAGFDSDAIHDALSRSDYVVVACPLNDLTRRLIGDAEFATMPTDAVLVNAARGGIVDTDALVSALRSNKIRGAALDVTDPEPLPADHPLWGLENCLITPHTGGHTPKHWDRLADIVAGNLGRLDEGEELENQVLAAESN; from the coding sequence ATGACCGAGACAGACATCGTCGTCCTCCGCGAGGGGACCGAGGGCCTTTCGATGGAATCGTACGCCGACGCGCTCCGCGAGCGCCTCCCGGACCGGACCGTGACGCTCGCCCGGACGCCGAAACAGGAACGCGAACTCGTCGTCGACGCCCGCGTCGTCACGGGCATCACGATAGACGAGGACCTGCTGGACCGCGCCGACCGCCTCGAACTGTTCGCCTGCACGTTCGCCGGCACCGACCACGTCCCGATGGACGCGCTCGCGGACCACGGCGTCGCCGTCACCAACGCCGGCGGCATCCACGCGCCGGGCATCGCCGAGCAGGCCATCGGCAACATGCTCGTGTTCGCCCGCCGACTCCACGAGGGCTGGCGGCGCAAAGAGCGCGCCGAGTGGCGGCACTTCCAATCGGGCGAGTTCACCGACAGCACGGTGACGATTATCGGCCTCGGCTCCATCGGGCAGGCCGTCGCCCAGCGCTTGCAGGGCTTCGAAGTGGAGACCATCGGCATCCGCTACACCCCGTCGAAGGGCGGGCCGACCGACGAAGTCGCCGGCTTCGACTCCGACGCGATTCACGACGCGCTCTCCCGGAGCGACTACGTCGTGGTCGCGTGCCCGCTGAACGACCTGACCCGCAGGCTCATTGGGGACGCGGAGTTCGCCACGATGCCGACCGACGCCGTGCTCGTCAACGCCGCCCGCGGCGGCATCGTCGACACCGACGCGCTCGTGTCGGCGCTGCGGTCGAACAAGATTCGCGGGGCCGCGCTCGACGTGACCGACCCCGAGCCGCTCCCCGCCGACCACCCACTGTGGGGACTGGAAAACTGCCTCATCACGCCCCACACGGGCGGCCACACGCCGAAGCACTGGGACCGCCTCGCCGACATCGTCGCCGGGAACCTCGGGCGGCTCGACGAGGGCGAGGAGCTGGAGAACCAAGTGCTGGCCGCCGAGTCGAACTGA
- a CDS encoding BCCT family transporter, producing MSAVSSSNGAVSEFLDEIEPVIFAFGAAITLLFVGAFSLNPEGSYEFVLGIRRWILATFNWFFLIAMLGFVLFLGFVIFGPWGNLKLGDEDPEYGFLSYFAMMYSAGLAAGIVFWGPAEALFHYSTVPPLYGAEAQSSAAMPLAVQYSIFHWSLTQWSCFTVMGLAIGYFVYNYDAPLRVSAVLTPILGADNVDGAIGKTVDILAVFATLGGVATSLGFIGSQFITGLNFQWGIQLGDVGTILVITGMVVIFTISLVLGVDKGIRRLSNFNMVVFGLLMLATLIFGPTFRILELGTQATGGFVGDFFQMSLFTQATATSASKWVNAWTVFYWLWPLAWSPFAGLFIARISRGRSVREVAFAGIGATSLATVPWFAIVGGAGVIMQHTGAANVLGPVSEYGEAVSGYVLFGNLPIAGPLLLFAFLVLVTTFFVTSADSSTLAVSMMTTGGKEEPSALNRIFWAVLQGAVASILMVVGGVNALQSAAIITGAPFAIICVIATLGLIRTFQQDYGSLLLQDETRLWGKSESTGGQAPAVNVSSHDDD from the coding sequence GTGTCGGCGGTGAGTTCCTCCAACGGCGCGGTCAGCGAGTTCCTCGACGAAATCGAGCCGGTGATATTCGCGTTCGGCGCGGCGATAACGCTGCTTTTCGTCGGCGCGTTCAGCCTCAATCCCGAAGGCTCCTACGAGTTCGTCCTCGGGATTCGCCGGTGGATTCTCGCGACGTTCAACTGGTTCTTCCTGATAGCGATGCTCGGGTTCGTCCTGTTCTTGGGCTTCGTCATCTTCGGGCCGTGGGGGAACCTGAAGCTCGGTGACGAGGACCCCGAGTACGGCTTCCTCTCGTACTTCGCGATGATGTACTCCGCCGGCCTCGCGGCGGGCATCGTCTTCTGGGGCCCCGCGGAGGCGCTGTTCCACTACTCGACGGTCCCGCCGCTGTACGGGGCCGAGGCCCAGTCCTCGGCGGCGATGCCGCTTGCGGTCCAGTACTCTATCTTCCATTGGAGTCTGACCCAGTGGTCGTGTTTCACCGTGATGGGTCTCGCCATCGGCTACTTCGTCTACAACTACGACGCGCCGCTTCGCGTGTCGGCGGTCCTGACGCCGATTCTCGGTGCGGACAACGTCGACGGCGCGATAGGGAAAACCGTCGATATCCTCGCCGTGTTCGCGACCCTCGGCGGCGTCGCAACCTCGCTGGGCTTCATCGGAAGCCAGTTCATCACCGGCCTGAACTTCCAGTGGGGAATCCAACTTGGCGACGTGGGAACCATCCTCGTCATCACGGGCATGGTCGTCATCTTCACCATCTCGTTAGTGCTGGGCGTCGACAAGGGGATTCGACGGCTCTCGAACTTCAACATGGTCGTGTTCGGCCTATTGATGCTCGCGACGCTGATATTCGGGCCGACCTTCCGCATCCTCGAACTCGGTACGCAGGCGACCGGCGGCTTCGTCGGTGACTTCTTCCAGATGAGCCTGTTCACGCAGGCCACCGCGACCAGCGCCAGTAAGTGGGTCAACGCGTGGACCGTCTTCTACTGGCTTTGGCCGCTCGCGTGGTCGCCCTTCGCGGGGCTGTTCATCGCCCGCATCTCGCGCGGTCGGAGCGTCCGCGAAGTCGCGTTCGCCGGCATCGGCGCGACCTCGCTCGCGACGGTCCCGTGGTTCGCCATCGTCGGCGGCGCGGGCGTCATCATGCAGCACACGGGCGCGGCGAACGTCCTCGGTCCGGTCTCGGAGTACGGCGAGGCGGTCTCGGGGTACGTCCTCTTCGGCAATCTCCCCATCGCCGGGCCGCTCCTCCTGTTCGCGTTCCTCGTGCTCGTGACGACGTTCTTCGTCACCTCGGCCGACTCCTCGACGCTCGCGGTGTCGATGATGACCACCGGCGGGAAAGAAGAGCCGTCCGCGCTCAACCGCATCTTCTGGGCCGTCCTCCAGGGCGCGGTCGCGTCCATCCTGATGGTCGTCGGCGGCGTGAACGCCTTGCAGTCCGCGGCGATTATCACGGGCGCGCCGTTCGCGATTATCTGCGTGATAGCGACGCTCGGACTCATCCGAACCTTCCAACAGGACTACGGCAGCCTCCTCCTCCAAGACGAGACGCGCCTCTGGGGGAAGTCGGAGTCGACCGGCGGGCAAGCGCCGGCCGTGAACGTCTCCAGCCACGACGACGACTGA
- a CDS encoding threonine ammonia-lyase yields the protein MSDGRVTGESAPPASEIVTADDVADAHERLDGVVHRTPLDSSRTIADRCGAERVDLKLENVQRTGSFKIRGAYNAMAQLPESVRERGVVASSAGNHAQGVALAGDLLDIDTTIVVPEITPAVKIDATRGYGADVVVEGELYEESYEHALRLAEDEGLEFVHPFDDAAVIAGQGTVGREIAADAPGVDAVLVSIGGGGLISGIATAMQARDPEVRVIGVQPEGAAHAKPSLEADEIRMLSAVDTVAEGIADARLLERTFAVVRDRVDDVVSVDDTDLAVATTVLAQRAKTVTEPAGAAPVAALLSGAVDVEDERVAAVVSGGNVGLSEHAELTRVGMQALGRAVEARLELDGWPATLGDLSEAVAASGAELDSVERAARTASDAPNRVPVEVRLDGSGPDHLADVLDSLSALDGVEVASHSLDERGESTESS from the coding sequence ATGAGCGACGGGCGCGTCACCGGCGAGTCGGCACCGCCGGCGTCCGAAATCGTCACCGCCGACGACGTGGCGGACGCCCACGAGCGCCTCGACGGCGTGGTCCACCGGACGCCGCTCGATAGCTCGCGGACGATAGCCGACCGCTGCGGGGCCGAGCGGGTCGACCTCAAACTGGAGAACGTCCAGCGGACGGGGTCGTTCAAGATTCGCGGCGCGTACAACGCGATGGCGCAACTCCCCGAGTCGGTGCGCGAGCGGGGCGTCGTCGCCTCCAGCGCCGGCAACCACGCGCAGGGCGTCGCACTCGCGGGCGACCTATTGGACATCGACACGACCATCGTCGTCCCCGAAATCACGCCGGCGGTGAAAATCGACGCGACCCGCGGTTACGGCGCGGACGTCGTCGTCGAAGGAGAACTGTACGAGGAGTCGTACGAACACGCCCTGCGACTCGCAGAGGACGAGGGACTGGAGTTCGTCCACCCCTTCGACGACGCGGCCGTCATCGCCGGGCAGGGAACCGTCGGGCGGGAAATCGCGGCCGACGCGCCCGGCGTGGACGCGGTTCTCGTCTCCATCGGCGGCGGCGGGCTCATCTCGGGCATCGCCACCGCGATGCAGGCGCGGGACCCCGAGGTGCGAGTTATCGGCGTCCAACCCGAGGGCGCGGCCCACGCCAAGCCCTCGCTGGAGGCCGACGAGATTCGCATGCTCTCGGCGGTCGATACCGTCGCCGAGGGCATCGCCGACGCGCGACTGTTAGAGCGGACCTTCGCGGTCGTCCGCGACCGCGTCGACGACGTGGTCTCGGTCGACGACACGGACCTCGCGGTCGCCACGACGGTCCTCGCGCAGCGGGCGAAGACGGTCACCGAACCGGCCGGCGCGGCCCCGGTCGCCGCGCTGCTCTCCGGCGCGGTCGATGTCGAGGACGAGCGCGTCGCGGCCGTCGTCTCCGGCGGCAACGTCGGCCTCTCCGAACACGCCGAACTGACTCGCGTCGGGATGCAGGCGCTCGGGCGCGCCGTCGAAGCCCGCCTCGAACTCGACGGCTGGCCGGCGACGCTGGGCGACCTCTCCGAGGCAGTCGCTGCCTCGGGGGCCGAACTCGACAGCGTCGAGCGCGCCGCCCGAACCGCGTCCGACGCGCCGAATCGGGTTCCGGTCGAGGTCCGACTCGACGGGAGCGGCCCGGACCACCTCGCGGACGTCCTCGACTCGCTTTCGGCGCTTGACGGAGTCGAAGTCGCTTCGCACTCGCTGGACGAGCGCGGCGAGTCTACTGAGTCATCCTGA
- a CDS encoding aminotransferase class III-fold pyridoxal phosphate-dependent enzyme gives MNRDTAEPDAAALPGPNAEKWVEFHHEHAAPSEYSHEFVWDVTAEADGPFVTDVDGNVLLDFTCHIGAAPLGYNNEKVLSKLREFDLVEPMKIAGQDMYFGAGPDPETAEFPGASHLMDKLTDVSSHYGMDTVFLSNSGAEAVENAMKITHDHEAPAKYGYAFEGSFHGRTLGTLSLTKSKEVYTRHYPQVAGIETVPFCADSGCSGDDDACDCGFFAGDGSRLRNSLSPEGGHVNPDEVAFAILEPIQGVGGYRFPSEAFMAEVGDVCDTYDIPLVVDEIQSGVGRTGEMWAADHYPIEPDVIASAKGLRVGATVSRTDVFPTEKNRLGSTFGGGDLLASMQGALTLDAIEEYDLLDNATERGRQARELLADDAPDHVVDVRGKGLMLAVEFDTKKRRDAVVEAALDRGLLTLGCGKKTIRLLPPLDSTEREIELGVGIFCEAMDAVATEAVA, from the coding sequence ATGAATCGGGATACCGCAGAGCCGGACGCAGCAGCGCTGCCCGGACCCAACGCCGAGAAGTGGGTCGAGTTCCACCACGAACACGCCGCGCCCAGCGAGTACTCCCACGAGTTCGTCTGGGACGTGACCGCCGAGGCCGACGGCCCGTTCGTCACCGACGTGGACGGCAACGTCCTCTTGGACTTCACCTGTCACATCGGGGCCGCCCCGCTCGGCTACAACAACGAGAAGGTGCTGTCGAAACTCCGGGAGTTCGACCTCGTCGAGCCGATGAAAATCGCCGGGCAGGACATGTACTTCGGAGCCGGTCCGGACCCCGAGACGGCCGAGTTCCCCGGGGCGAGCCACCTGATGGACAAGCTCACCGACGTGTCCTCTCACTACGGGATGGACACGGTGTTCCTGTCGAACTCCGGGGCCGAAGCCGTCGAGAACGCGATGAAGATAACGCACGACCACGAGGCCCCCGCGAAGTACGGCTACGCCTTCGAGGGGAGTTTCCACGGCCGGACGCTCGGGACGCTCTCGCTCACGAAGTCGAAGGAGGTCTACACCCGCCACTATCCGCAGGTCGCGGGCATCGAGACGGTGCCGTTCTGCGCGGATTCGGGCTGTTCGGGGGACGACGACGCCTGCGACTGCGGCTTCTTCGCGGGCGACGGCTCGCGGTTGCGGAACTCCCTGTCGCCGGAGGGCGGCCACGTCAACCCCGACGAGGTCGCCTTCGCGATTCTCGAACCGATTCAGGGCGTCGGCGGCTACCGCTTCCCGAGCGAGGCGTTCATGGCCGAGGTGGGCGACGTCTGCGACACCTACGACATCCCGCTCGTCGTGGACGAGATTCAGTCGGGCGTCGGCCGCACCGGCGAGATGTGGGCCGCCGACCACTACCCCATCGAACCCGACGTCATCGCCAGCGCGAAGGGACTCCGCGTCGGCGCGACCGTCTCGCGGACCGACGTGTTCCCGACCGAGAAGAACCGCCTCGGGTCGACGTTCGGCGGCGGCGACCTGCTCGCGTCGATGCAGGGCGCGCTCACCCTCGACGCCATCGAGGAGTACGACCTGCTCGACAACGCGACCGAGCGCGGCCGGCAGGCGAGGGAACTCCTCGCCGACGACGCGCCCGACCACGTGGTCGACGTGCGCGGCAAGGGCCTGATGCTCGCCGTCGAGTTCGACACCAAGAAGCGCCGCGACGCCGTCGTCGAGGCGGCGCTCGACCGCGGCCTGCTCACCCTCGGCTGCGGGAAGAAGACGATTCGCCTCCTGCCCCCGCTCGACTCCACCGAGCGCGAAATCGAACTGGGCGTGGGTATCTTCTGCGAGGCGATGGACGCCGTGGCGACCGAAGCGGTCGCGTGA
- a CDS encoding FAD-binding and (Fe-S)-binding domain-containing protein, with product MATQERPDDSSDGQRTDPSADPGDDPRADYDYVGGDTDREALVRDLERLVDGDVRFDEYTRQLYATDASAYEVLPVGVVMPTSTADVAAVVEYCADREIPVLPRGGGTSLAGQAVNEAVVLDLSRHMDGVQSVDSEAATATAQAGVTLADLNNSAADHGLTFGPDPAAGDRSVLGGAIGNNSTGAHSLKYGKTDYYVEECEVVLADGSVHRFDEMRVAELREKADPESDAWGSDGPQSPLLPRIYAEVVRVLDEERAEIDARYPDLKRNVSGYNLDALVEEARGERPLADGTGTDPDCGSGTVNLARLLAGSEGSLAVVTEATVSLEPLPETKAVALLTYEDVFDAAADVAPILDHDPAAVELIDDVLIDLALDTAEFHDVAASLPDGTRAALLVEFYADSDADGRRKVADLLTARAPSVTPEATPSSGVGVDDDARAFDALEAHDEAARAGLWEMRKAAAPILLSRTTDEKHISFIEDCAVPADELPGYVERFREVIDDHDANTSFYAHAGPGVLHVRPLVNTKTLDGLDSFETIADEVTDFVVEAGGSVSGEHGDGRARTQWNRKLYGDRLWNAFRDLKTAFDPDWILNPGQVCGDVSMTENLRFDPDYEFDAGFDPELEWDTENGFQGMAELCHGCGGCRGDQSTTGGVMCPTYRATEEEGLSTRGRANMLRQAMSGDLDADATDTEFMREVLDLCVGCKGCARDCPSEVDMAKLKAEVEHAHHQREGASLRDHLFAEVDRLNELGSRLAPLSNWAAKVPGARTVMEKTVGIARERSLPTFHRESLEDWFEARGGARVPEAEATDKVLLFPDSYTNYNHPDAGKAAVRVLEAAGVHVSIPDDVTATGRPAHSKGFLDRSRARAETNVDALAPRVEAGWSVVLVEPSDAVMFQSDYLDLLSSKDAERVAAETYGIMEYLDAKRLVEDLDRDASAGADDETLTYHGHCHQKATRKDHHAVGVLRRAGYDVDPLDSGCCGMAGSFGYEAEHHSLSTAIGGILADQISGNRGDTVVAPGASCRTQLEDVDGAADDPPHPIEKVSEAVAD from the coding sequence ATGGCGACGCAGGAACGTCCGGACGACTCCAGCGACGGCCAGCGGACCGACCCGTCAGCCGACCCCGGCGACGACCCGCGCGCCGACTACGACTACGTCGGCGGCGACACCGACCGCGAGGCGCTCGTCCGCGACCTCGAACGCCTCGTCGACGGCGACGTGCGATTCGACGAGTACACCCGACAACTGTACGCGACCGACGCCTCAGCGTACGAGGTGCTCCCCGTCGGCGTCGTCATGCCGACCTCGACCGCCGACGTGGCGGCCGTCGTAGAGTACTGCGCCGACCGCGAGATTCCCGTCCTCCCCCGCGGCGGCGGCACGAGCCTCGCCGGACAGGCCGTCAACGAGGCGGTCGTCCTTGACCTCTCGCGGCACATGGACGGGGTCCAGTCGGTGGACTCCGAGGCGGCGACGGCGACCGCGCAGGCCGGGGTTACGCTCGCGGACCTCAATAACTCCGCGGCCGACCATGGTCTCACTTTCGGCCCGGACCCCGCCGCGGGCGACCGGAGCGTCCTCGGGGGCGCTATCGGCAACAACTCCACCGGCGCGCACTCCCTGAAGTACGGCAAGACCGACTACTACGTCGAGGAGTGCGAGGTCGTCCTCGCCGACGGGAGCGTCCACCGCTTCGACGAGATGCGCGTGGCCGAACTCCGGGAGAAGGCCGACCCCGAGAGCGACGCGTGGGGTTCCGACGGGCCGCAGAGTCCGCTTCTCCCCCGAATCTACGCCGAGGTCGTCCGCGTGCTCGACGAGGAACGAGCGGAGATAGACGCCCGCTACCCGGACCTCAAGCGCAACGTCTCGGGCTACAACCTCGACGCGCTGGTCGAGGAGGCCCGCGGGGAGCGCCCGCTGGCCGACGGGACCGGAACCGACCCGGACTGCGGGTCGGGGACCGTGAACCTCGCGCGCCTGCTCGCCGGGAGCGAGGGGAGCCTCGCCGTCGTGACCGAGGCGACCGTCTCGCTCGAACCGCTCCCGGAGACGAAGGCGGTCGCGCTCCTCACCTACGAGGACGTGTTCGACGCCGCCGCCGACGTGGCCCCCATCCTCGACCACGACCCCGCGGCGGTCGAACTCATCGACGACGTGCTCATCGACCTCGCGCTCGACACCGCCGAGTTCCACGACGTGGCCGCGTCGCTCCCCGACGGGACCCGCGCGGCCCTGCTGGTCGAGTTCTACGCCGACTCCGACGCGGACGGCCGGCGGAAAGTTGCCGACCTGCTGACGGCCCGCGCGCCCTCGGTGACGCCGGAGGCGACGCCGTCTTCGGGCGTCGGCGTCGACGACGACGCCCGCGCGTTCGACGCGCTGGAAGCCCACGACGAGGCGGCGCGCGCGGGGCTCTGGGAGATGCGCAAGGCCGCCGCGCCCATCCTGCTCTCGCGGACGACCGACGAGAAGCACATCTCGTTCATCGAGGACTGCGCCGTCCCGGCCGACGAACTCCCGGGGTACGTCGAGCGCTTCCGCGAGGTCATCGACGACCACGACGCCAACACGAGTTTCTACGCCCACGCGGGGCCGGGCGTGTTGCACGTCCGCCCGCTCGTCAACACGAAGACGCTCGACGGCCTCGACTCGTTCGAGACCATCGCCGACGAGGTGACCGACTTCGTCGTCGAGGCCGGCGGGTCGGTGTCGGGCGAACACGGCGACGGCCGCGCGCGAACCCAGTGGAACCGCAAACTGTACGGCGACCGCCTCTGGAACGCCTTCCGCGACCTCAAGACGGCGTTCGACCCCGACTGGATCCTGAATCCGGGGCAGGTCTGCGGCGACGTGTCGATGACCGAGAACCTCCGGTTCGACCCCGACTACGAGTTCGACGCCGGCTTCGACCCCGAGCTCGAGTGGGACACCGAAAACGGCTTTCAGGGGATGGCGGAACTCTGCCACGGCTGCGGCGGCTGTCGGGGCGACCAGTCGACCACCGGCGGCGTGATGTGTCCGACCTACCGCGCCACGGAAGAGGAAGGATTGTCGACCCGCGGTCGCGCGAACATGCTCAGACAGGCGATGAGCGGCGACCTCGACGCCGACGCGACGGACACCGAGTTCATGCGCGAGGTGCTGGACCTCTGTGTCGGCTGTAAGGGCTGTGCCCGCGACTGTCCGAGCGAAGTCGACATGGCGAAACTCAAAGCCGAAGTCGAACACGCCCACCACCAGCGCGAGGGTGCGAGCCTCCGAGACCACCTGTTTGCCGAGGTGGACCGGCTGAACGAACTGGGGTCGCGACTCGCTCCGCTTTCGAACTGGGCGGCGAAGGTGCCTGGCGCGCGGACGGTCATGGAGAAGACCGTCGGCATCGCCCGAGAGCGGTCGCTCCCGACGTTCCACCGCGAATCGCTGGAAGACTGGTTCGAGGCGCGCGGCGGCGCTCGCGTCCCCGAGGCCGAGGCGACCGACAAGGTGCTTCTGTTCCCGGACAGCTACACCAACTACAACCACCCCGACGCGGGGAAGGCCGCGGTCCGCGTCCTCGAAGCCGCCGGCGTCCACGTCTCGATTCCCGACGACGTGACCGCGACCGGCCGCCCGGCCCACTCGAAGGGCTTTCTCGACCGGTCGCGGGCGCGCGCCGAGACGAACGTCGACGCGCTCGCGCCCCGCGTCGAAGCCGGCTGGAGCGTCGTGCTCGTCGAGCCCTCGGACGCGGTCATGTTCCAGTCGGACTACCTCGACCTACTTTCGAGCAAGGACGCCGAGCGCGTCGCCGCCGAGACCTACGGCATCATGGAGTACCTCGACGCGAAGCGTCTCGTGGAGGACCTCGACCGCGACGCCTCGGCGGGCGCGGACGACGAGACGCTGACGTACCACGGTCACTGCCACCAGAAGGCGACGCGGAAGGACCACCACGCTGTCGGTGTCCTCCGGCGCGCCGGCTACGACGTGGACCCGCTCGATTCCGGCTGTTGCGGGATGGCCGGGAGCTTCGGCTACGAGGCCGAACACCACTCGCTGTCGACGGCCATCGGCGGCATCCTCGCGGACCAGATTAGCGGGAACCGCGGCGACACCGTCGTCGCCCCCGGCGCGTCGTGTCGGACCCAACTGGAGGACGTGGACGGCGCGGCCGACGACCCGCCGCACCCGATAGAGAAGGTCTCCGAAGCGGTCGCTGACTGA
- a CDS encoding amidohydrolase, whose product MADAVRARLAELRRDLHRHPEPGWCEFRTTARLVEELRAVGVDELAVGADAYDPADRMAVPSDDRLDEWYERALDRGTDPELLEPLRGGTTGCVAVLDRGEGPTVGLRVDIDGLFIEESDDAGHDPAAEGFRSETGETMHACGHDTHMTWGLATLEAVKESDFSGRLAVFFQPAEEVSGGGAPMAKSEYAAGIDYFFAVHVGLDHPTGEVVAGIEKPLAMCHIDAEIEGTTAHAGKAPEAGANAIHALGTAIESVYGIPRHSDGMTRVNVGRVEGGTASNVIADEVEAVAEARGETTELMEYAKSELRRRFEKAAELHGCEATVDVVSESPRADSDPELVEAVADAAETVESVDRVVQTADFGASEDATFLMERVQRDGGLACYSIVGTDHPTSHHTATFDVDERSLETGVDVLTRSILSVAGFESAPTVGARANR is encoded by the coding sequence ATGGCTGACGCCGTTCGAGCGCGATTAGCGGAGCTTCGCAGAGACCTCCACCGCCACCCCGAACCGGGCTGGTGCGAGTTCCGGACGACCGCGCGGCTCGTCGAGGAACTCCGCGCCGTCGGCGTGGACGAACTCGCCGTCGGCGCGGACGCCTACGACCCCGCAGACCGGATGGCCGTCCCGAGCGACGACCGGCTCGACGAGTGGTACGAGCGGGCGCTCGACCGCGGGACCGACCCGGAGCTTCTCGAACCCCTCCGCGGCGGGACGACCGGCTGTGTCGCCGTCCTCGACCGCGGCGAGGGACCGACGGTCGGTCTCCGGGTCGACATCGACGGGCTGTTCATCGAGGAGTCGGACGACGCGGGCCACGACCCCGCCGCCGAGGGCTTCCGCTCGGAGACGGGCGAGACGATGCACGCCTGCGGCCACGACACCCACATGACGTGGGGGCTGGCGACGCTCGAAGCCGTCAAGGAGAGCGACTTTTCGGGTCGCCTCGCCGTGTTCTTCCAGCCGGCAGAGGAGGTTTCGGGGGGCGGCGCGCCCATGGCGAAAAGCGAGTACGCCGCCGGCATCGACTACTTCTTCGCGGTCCACGTCGGCCTCGACCACCCGACGGGCGAAGTCGTCGCCGGCATCGAGAAACCGCTCGCCATGTGCCACATCGACGCGGAAATCGAGGGGACGACCGCCCACGCCGGAAAAGCGCCGGAGGCCGGCGCGAACGCCATCCACGCGCTCGGAACGGCCATCGAGAGCGTCTACGGCATCCCGCGACACTCCGACGGGATGACTCGCGTCAACGTCGGTCGGGTCGAAGGCGGCACCGCGAGCAACGTCATCGCCGACGAGGTCGAGGCCGTCGCCGAGGCGCGCGGCGAGACGACTGAACTCATGGAGTACGCGAAGTCCGAACTCCGCCGGCGGTTCGAGAAGGCCGCCGAACTGCACGGCTGCGAGGCGACGGTCGACGTGGTCAGCGAGAGTCCCCGGGCCGACAGCGACCCCGAACTCGTGGAGGCTGTGGCCGACGCGGCCGAGACCGTCGAGAGCGTCGACCGCGTCGTCCAGACCGCCGACTTCGGCGCGAGCGAGGACGCGACGTTCCTCATGGAGCGCGTCCAGCGCGACGGCGGCCTCGCCTGTTACTCTATCGTCGGGACCGACCATCCGACGAGCCACCACACCGCGACGTTCGACGTGGACGAACGAAGCCTCGAAACCGGCGTCGACGTGCTCACGCGGTCGATTCTGTCGGTCGCGGGGTTCGAGTCGGCACCGACAGTCGGGGCGAGAGCGAACCGATGA